The window ACTTCCAAAACTTCCGGTGTCTGCGCCTCGTGGGGATGCTTATCGCCGCGATAGACCTTCAGTTTGGTGCCCATCTGGCGGCCCATCTTGTTCTTCGGCAGCATGCCCTTGACGGCTTCTTCAATGATCTTTTCGGGACGGCGATTCAACAGGCGCGTGAACGACTCTTCGCGCAGACCGCCGGGGAAACCGGTGTAGCGGCGATAGAGCTTCTGCTGCGACTTCAGGCCGGTCAGCACGATCTTCTCCGCATTGATGACGATGACGTGATCGCCGGTGTCAATGTACGGAACATACTGGGGGTTAAGTTTTCCGCTCAGCACATCGGCGGCCTTGGTGGCCAGGCGGCCCAGCGTCTTGCCGCTGGCGTCCACGACGAACCACTTGCGGTTGATCTCTTTCGCGCTCGGAATATAGGTTGACATCTCGCTCCCGCTTTCAAATCCCTAAAATCTTGCGTGCCAACACGACCCAGCACGTCTCAAAATCAGCAAAATCCGCCCACGCCAATTGGCTGGGCTGCATCGAAAACCCACGGCTAAACAAACCTGTTCGCGTGAGACCCTTCCGGGCTCTTGACCTTTTTGGAACCGGCCCGTTTCACGACAGCCGTATCCGAAAGGTGGGTGCGCTCTGCTCCAAATCTAATTTCTGAGGAAGTCCTTGATCCGGATGAACAACCGCAAGATCAATTGGACTCAAGCCCAGCAGACGCAACACCGCGCAAGGACTTCAGAATACCCGAATTTGAATGGGGAGTCAACGGATACGCCCGCAAAGTCCATCCGTCATTCAGATCTAGATGACCATCGCGAATCTTATTATTTCCGGGTGCCGATCCGGCTGAAGATTTCGTCGAGTTCGACATACAAGGGAGTGCCGGAAACTACCAGCCGCCGCGCTTCCGTCCACTCCGCGCCCGAGCACATTCGCCCGGTCCGGGTTTTCGGGTCGACGATCCACACAGTCTCCACGCCCATGTCCCGGTAATCCTGGGCGCGCTCCTGGGTGTCGGAATAGCTGTCATCCGGCGACAAAATCTCGATGACAAGCAACGGCGGATCGGTCAGGACGTCAGGCTGCGGACCTGATCTCAGGATAACCAAGTCCGGAACGCGGACGCGATCTCGCGAAACCTGCACCCGCTGTTCCGTGCTGACAAGAATGCCCCAGTCAGACTCGTGGTTACCAAACCAGATTGCCAATAGCGCCTGAATTCGTGCGTGCTCCCATTTACCCACGTTCCGCTCCCGAATCTCCCCGTCCACGTACTCGCGATCAGGGCGATAGCTGGTTCCGAGATAATCGCAGAGCGGAATGTGTATGGTGGCAGCCATAATTTCG is drawn from Acidicapsa acidisoli and contains these coding sequences:
- the rplM gene encoding 50S ribosomal protein L13, giving the protein MSTYIPSAKEINRKWFVVDASGKTLGRLATKAADVLSGKLNPQYVPYIDTGDHVIVINAEKIVLTGLKSQQKLYRRYTGFPGGLREESFTRLLNRRPEKIIEEAVKGMLPKNKMGRQMGTKLKVYRGDKHPHEAQTPEVLEVIA
- a CDS encoding Uma2 family endonuclease encodes the protein MAATIHIPLCDYLGTSYRPDREYVDGEIRERNVGKWEHARIQALLAIWFGNHESDWGILVSTEQRVQVSRDRVRVPDLVILRSGPQPDVLTDPPLLVIEILSPDDSYSDTQERAQDYRDMGVETVWIVDPKTRTGRMCSGAEWTEARRLVVSGTPLYVELDEIFSRIGTRK